The region ATGCCGATATTTTCACTATACCAATAATTCACAGCAGGAAGTTTTATTCCGTACGAGTGAATGCCAAGAATGTGAGTGAGTTTAAACAATCTCTTTGTTCGATTGATACAAATTAAAGATTGACTTTACAGCGAGATCGATTATCGCGATAATTAGTTCATCAACCTTTGAACTTTAACACCGCGTTCTGTGCTTTCGTTTGCACTGCATAATAGTACAAAATCATATCAAATGCTTCGGTAGTTTACGCAATTTCATCCGGAGTTGTAGCAAATTTACCGATCAATTATTGATTGCGAGTAAACGTTATGCATTTGAGTAATCAAATGATAATTTGATAAAGTAGGTGATGGATAGCAGCAGAAACCCGACGGTCCAAATCACCAAATGTTGAACGAATGATAATTATTCACATGAGTGGCGTGTATCTGTTTttcaacggttttttttttttttttttttactctcctCTTTTTGTCGTGTTTCAATTTCACCCCGCTTTGttgattaaaatataaataagtcACACGCTTCGATGCGAGGACTGTTTTCCACTTGGGAAAATTCTacctgtacatatataatacgaTTATTATCGTCGTTATGATCATAACGGTATATTGTTATCacgatataatttatttgacaatGAAACTAAAACTGCCGTCGAGCTGCTCGCTattgctgctgctggtgctgcAGCAGTAATGAGGCGACGAGCaatgcatattatattattcgtGCGTAAAATTTTGCACTcggaaatttaattatttcgtatataataatatatttacggACGCGGACGTGGAATGCAATACCCTACTTTTGCACAGGTATgcatgttttcaattttcacacatATTTAActgtgttgaattttttctcttttttcaccgTACACGAACggatcgtttcaaatataatcAACGAGCTTTTTCAACGTCtggtaatatatatatatatgtttttcaCTGGTATATGAAAAAATCCGAACAAACTGTGTAAACGCGATGAGATCAAAGGCTTGGGAAAGATAATCTATACATACGATCCATCGATGTCAATACGTGTTATCAACGTGTCTGCACTTTTGATGTGTACGCCCGAtttgtttcaatcaattttcataataaCGCCACCCTGAAAGGCTTGCGGATTTCTTTGTCAGCTATCCGGATAACGCGAACGGTCGAGTCGTTTTTCGCGTCTACGATAATTGGAAGCATAACACACCGCATGCCCATTTCACCGATGCAACGAGTTCCAGCACGTCGACGACGTGGAATTGGGATAAAGAAgagatataataaaaaaaaaccctcgCATTCGCTAATGTATCACGAACAACCCCGttttattaaagaaaaaaaaaaaaaaaaaaaaagaaaaacaaaaacaacttTCCGACCGGTCGTTACACAAGCGAGTCGTAAAAACTGTCGTTACAAGCGAGTGCAACGTACGCACCCTCACATATTTACGTGTAATGCATTCACGTTGTGTAAATACCAGTGCATTCATAGCTATCTTGTACCCAGTAAACGTGATATTGCGTATTGTATGCATTTTCGTATTTCAGTCAATGTTGCGAAAGGATGAGGAGGCGAGGCTTCGTTATCGTTGgcgaaatttttgattaaaatatcAAAGGACCCTGGTACCGTTGCAGGTTGCCTTAAATAACGATCATCCCGCTTCTGATCTACATTACATAAATATCTGCATAAGGCATCTCTAGACACGCGTGATCCGTCAGGCACTAATCCCCGAGTTACACGCTTCAAACAACACACGCGAACTGTGTATTTACATAACAATATCTAATTTCGCTTTGCGGCGGGTGGCCTGGTGGGTAATACTGCTGGAAGTTACCCCCTGTACTACGCTAGAGATGAAAGCTTGCCTTGGGAAGAGGATGtggaagaggaggagagtcGTTAAATTTTGCGGCACCTACTCGCGGGCATCAAAATGCAGAGTGGGCATCTGTCCGTTGGGATAATGGAAGATGCGGGGTCGTCATCTAGTATTTTATCAATGGGCTTTGGACCGCTGGCCttcctcccctcccccccccccccccctactCCTCCCTTCCCTCATCTTCTTGAGTAGTTCTCTTCGCAGCGCTTCTTCCACCTTTCACCAACTTCCTCATCGCACACACGCGGTAGCCACACCGTCATCACCGCCGAGACAACCTTCGCTAGATCAAAGGGACACCCTTACAGACTATCGTCTCCTCTCGGCTCTCCCGGCATCAAGAGAATCGTGCCGCCCAGGTTCGGAACGGTCCGGGAATGGCAAAGGGGGGTTCGCTTCTCTCCACCACTCATCCACCCTTCGCGTTATTAAGCCAGTGCCGCATCCCAAGGGTGTTTCGTTAGCCGACTGACTCGGGTACGCGACGTCTCATGGACACGTTTGCTCTCGTGACAACGCCGTGCGCCGGTAGGAGGCGAAATTTCGAACGATCAAAATTCAGACCGACCAATATTGCGTAAAATGTGAACAAGGTAGAAATTGCGCGAAATTGTTCCGGGTGGTTCGGCACTTCGATCCTTCggtaatttgaattatttcgggGTAGTGGCGACCTCCCTTTCCCAAAGCGACGCGGAGAATACTCGGCTGAATGGTCAATCCGAATTTCAACCCTCCTTCTGACTTGGAAATTCGCTCTGCGATACCATCGAAACAAACCGTTCGTTTGGGAGACATGAAATCCGGCGCGGATCGAGCGATTAACGGACATCGGTTAACGAGAAAACTACTACCGGGACCAGTTTTTACTGGACCATGTATACGCAGGATGAGTGgaaaaagaacgaaagaaCAAAGGCAAATAAACGTTTCTCGCTGGATGCCGAATGGTAATGActgttttctctctctctgtctctctctctctctctctctccatctaTTTCGAAATTGGTTACCCCTGCCGCATACTCGAGCTGCGCCTACAACGCCACACCGCACTTTCAAGTATTCAAGCCGGTAAAGCCCTGCGGGCACGGAAGTGGTTCACGATAGGGTTACTCAGGGGTGGTGCTCGGCTTCGTTTATACCAACGTATCTTCTCCCTCTCTTTTTCCACTTTGGTCCCCCTTTTCCGGGAGGGACTCTGCAGGGGTCAACTTGGACCGCAACTAAGCTTTCATGTTCATACATATtcttacgtatgtatacacaaCCGGGGTGTCGCGTTTTGGTATTTAAATGTAAATTACCATCACCCAACTTTTCCCCCCTCTCCGTTTCTCGAGGACATATTTTAACCACGTTTAAACAGCTTCTCGCCACAGGTTTAATTattcttgtgtttttttttctttttccttccgCCTTTCCTTTTGCATTTGGTTCGCTTTAATCcgattttctttactttccGTTTTTAGGTCATAGTGGTTTTGCATAGTCACTATACCGAAAACTATATAACTTGTTGTGATATTGAACTGCAAAACATGTGTTTTGAGAATGAGGACGATCACGTTTCACGATGCTCTAGAATCGGGTACGCGGGGTTTGTTAACAAACATTGGTAGCCGCGATTATAGGCGACTACCTCTGGTACCTTATCGCGCGGTTTCCGCATTTTCAGATTCGAAAACCGCGTGATGCCAGATAACAAGCTGGGTCGACGTCGTCCGTAATCACGACTCACGTACGCTTTGATTAAGAATTGGGTTAATTATATCTGTTATAAGTTGGTACGTCTCGAGCACCGCGATGGTTAGTTTGACGCTGAACATCCCTCGAAACCGAGCTCACATCGGTCtggcacctttttttttccctccgtcTCCCTTTCCTCAATAATGGCTGGTACTTCGCAGTTTCTAATACTTCTCTGCGCCGCGTTCCGGCTCTCCGGTTCCTGGGTCATTAGAACGGATGTTCTGGACATCGAGGCGGTTGACACTAACGACCTACGTGAAACCAGACGAGAACGCTTGAATTTGATCTTTCCCGGTGAGTAGAGAGCGCCGGTACGTCCTGCCTACCAATTATCCAGGGTTTGTTAATTTTCGGTTATAAACCGTCGCTGGGCCTCTTGACCTCCCTTCCGTccttccctctccctctcctcacctcttctcttttcaatcGATTACCCGAGAGACGGACACTTGCTCGTTTCATCCGACCGTTTCAAACCTTATTGACGCTTCGTTCGCAAGCTCAAACAGTGCGTAGTACCTCGTTCACCAAATTGTTCAATCTAATTATCCTCCTGGTAAGTTCTCCCGATCGTTATTCCGTTTGATCGCACTACCTGGTAACGATTCATTTCCAACACCGCGGCTCGATTATAGCCGAATTGGTCGCGTGTCCTCGGCTTATTCgacattgaaaatttacattccTATCAACGACGGCTTATATATAATTTAGGGTGGTCCTGAAAAAggtaattttcgaatttctacCGACTCACCCCCCAAATTGACTCCAGatgattcaaaaataattccataatttcttcaaatttttatctcaactctaactcGAGCCTCAAAGAGGGTGGATTCCATTCAACCCTTTCAGAGGCATATCAAATCTACCCAACGGATTTAGATTAAATTTCATGTCGGCGGGTTTCTTGGGTCgctaattacgaatctgaactcaaaatttgaaaattcaaaatgccCGACCCAATATGGTCGAGCGAAATCCGAAAAGTCATTTGATTTCGATAAAACTCGGTACTCAAGTGTTTTTGATATCGCTGATCATGaatctgaactcaaaattacaaaatcaaATATGACAATACCAAGTGACTTAGGATTTGGTCCTCCATAATGGAACCGTTACtttaaatttccaaattttgagttcagattcgtaatcagcgacccaaaaaacccTTCATACCTAGTTTCATCCAAATCCGTTCGGTAGATTTCATGTGAAAATCCATCCTCTTTGGGGCACGcgttagagttgagataaaaatctgatttGGGTGGCCAGCCGgtcgaaattcaaagaaattcgAAGAAAACCTTTTTAAAGACGGCCCTAATACATGTAATTTCTCCACTTCTTCTCACTTCAGGTACCAAGTGGTGCGGAAGTGGTAACGTTGCTGACAATTACGACGATCTCGGTACCTTCGCGGAGTCTGATGCTTGCTGCCGTACGCACGATCATTGCGAAGACATCATCGAAGCAATGGATACTAAATTCAATCTAACCAATCCGTCGTTTTATACAAGGTTCATCATCGCTTGTCGATATTATTTTCTCAGCCAAAGCTGTTTGGCAGCATTTCTCGGTACATAAATCTCTCGTTATCAAATCACTTAATTGTCGTATATTTAAAGGGTGCACTGTTCGTGCGATGAGAAATTTTACGACTGTCTTCACGGTTCTCCGGACGAAATTGGCGACAAGGTGGGAATATTGTACTTCAGTTTCCTAGGCACCAAGTGCTTCCGTAACGATTATCCGATCGTTGGTTGCAAGCGTTACCACCCGTAAGTTCGGCCACCccttttaattttctctccCGCATCCGGTTTTCCGATTGCCCGTGTTTCCTCGGGCTGGCAAATCCGTGGCTTTACCCTAAACGCGAACGGAATGGGactgaaaaaagttgaagGAACTGAGCGGAATACCGGGTGGTTGTTTCCAGGTACCCGAAACGTTGCCTCGAGTACGAACTGGACGAGAGCCAACCGATGATGTACCAGTGGTTTGACATCCCTCTGTACTGACACACGCTGGGATGAGAAAAATCCATTCGACGTGGCCTCCGGACGAACCTTTTCGCAGTGTCACGtttctttgaataaaaacacatttaCGACATTCGATATTGCGCAGCTTCGTTGTCCGATGTTTTCATTCGTACCATCCCTTGACGCGTTTTCCAGCGTTCTTTAATTCCGTCCTTTAGCGAAGAAGACACTGATCTCCCgaaactttttcgaatactGATGTTTATAAATTACAGAGTTTCGACTTTGGCCAAGTCGGTAGGTACTGTATATTCGagcgtgaaaattttccaaagatAAATCTCTGCGGATCGGGAGAAGTGCGGATTCAACTTTCGTATAAGCAATGGAAACGGAACGGTAGGTATGCaacgacaaagaaaaaaaaaaaaacactgagAATCCTCGCCTCTCGCATACCTTCGGAAACTTTAAACCGACTCCTCGTTTCTCAGGTCCCATATTTCCCAGTTGAATCGTCGAGGTGGGCTCGATAAAAATTCGTCCAACTTTAAGAGAGCGGTTATTAGGTCCAACCGAGGAAAACTCAGATCGGAAGTAAAGGCGCGAGAGGCGGTGAACCGGGAGGAACGGAATGCGAAGGTCGGCACTCGATCATGCATGCGGCAAAGTAGGTACGGAGGCCAAAGCCCCTCTTCTCACCCGCACATCATCGATCCATCGTTGTCTGCGAATCTCTCTATAAGCGGTCATATTTCCTTCTACTCTCCGGATTTCCCTTCAGCTACTTTTCTACCCCGATACAATCCGTGTGTATCCGTGTATATACGTTAcatgtatgtaaaaatattttatggaTTCACTCTACTCCCGTTTCCCCTCTGACCCATCATCGTAGCCTCGATATTTTCCTTATCTCGTCGCATTTGTattgccgtttttttctttcttttcatttttttttttttgaaatacctTTTACAACCGTATCACTCGTCGCAACGCAACGAGTAGGTACGTAATCTTATCGAATGTGTGCATTACGTATAAGACATTAAACGCAAACTGTTTTCGCACAAATTTCATATTCCTGgtgaaaataaatctcaatctttcttttttaataaaggaaaaaaaaataaaaaggacgaagaaaagtaaagtaccgggaaataataataatattcagcAACATGTTACGCTATACGCCAATTTTCCGTTCatacacgtgtgtgtgtgtatatatatatatatatatatacgtttacGAGTGTATTACCCCTCGGGATCTTTTGTACCCGATGTATATTTCGGGCTACGCACACTACTTTACTTTTATACGACCGTGTATACGATATTGCAACAAACCCCGAATAAGTTTGGCTCCGATCTCATACAAGCGATGGACCAGCGCCAGAGTATCTTGGCTGGCCGACAATTGTGACTGGCAATAAATACGGATATATATTtgaagctagccgcgagtctCTCTGGTTCTCGTTGGGTAAGTTGGACAAATGCGAACGAGCTCAATGTACTCCGAATTTCCGTTATCCTCGGGTCTTTGGATCCACCTTCCCGATTGTTATAACACGGCGACGAGGATGGTCTTCTTTTTCCGGTATACGGAGACACATTTGTGATAAGTTGTCGGAGATTGAattctgttattattatttttttttctctctctctctcttttacgtttcttttttcctcttttccctgctttctttttcttacatttctCCTATGTAATATCCGAAATTGAACTTGTataatcgttgaatattttcgatgaatatattataatttcggAAGTACGCTCGATAAAGAAACGGTATAATAATACCTACTCTGCAGAACTCTCTTATCGTGACGTGAATATTTTGTTAGGTTCAATTTAAAACTGTACCGGTGCGTACATCCGCCGATATTTCATACtccgtttcgttttttactcCTTGAAAAGCGAGAAAGCAAAATTGGGAGAAAGGGAGTTGGAGAGAAGTAGAGAGGAGGAGGTAGCACGACGTTGAATTTTGACGATGCGTATTATTAAGGCAGAAGAATGAAAGGAAAGGGGCTCGTAAAAGGCTCTGGCAAAAAGTCTCCCGTGGAAAATACATTCGGACGGTTATTTGGCCTGCAGAAGTTAAAAGGCAGGTAGGTACAATTCCCTTCCCACCCTTTATATTAAAAAGTGTGGAAAACAAAAGGATATAATTCGGTCTTTCCGCGCCGTCCAAGAAATAGGATGAATATTCTCATGGACCGTTAACAGCTTCTCGGCTCAGCCCCGCAGGTTTCAAGTCGCAACCAGGGGTCGATATTAACTCGAACCCTCGACTCGTTTCAACGCCGTCTCATTTATTAAAGGgtagctgaaaaatgtctcatTCGAAAATTTACTGCAGAGACTGACGATCAAGGACTGATTACTGTGATTAGAATGTTATTCGTActcgtcgaaaattttcagggaaaCGACTTTGTCAAATCGCCGACGATTTTCAGATGAATTTTAATCCAGGTTTTCTAGGTTATTCGTGTGGATTTTCCGCGACTTGAAAGATATTGGCCTAAAACTTAACGGAACTTGCAAAGcgagttaaaaattatttgagataATTTATACGAGACTAATTTAGCGTGCAGAAAGTATCCTCGGGCGAGTAATTCGCTCGTTTTTTTACCCCTGGGTCATCGGCCTTGTCCTCATTTGGCTTCATTAAAAGCTACACGATCGTCATCAACAGTAGTCGACGAAAGAGTGAGAACGAAGCGTCTtatctctcactctttctctctctctctcttccgagagtgaaatttcttcACGTCTCGAGTTCCAACATTTAccttttccttcttctccGGCTCTTCTTTTGTCTGCTATTTCGTGTCTTATTTTCACGTTCtatattttctttccatcTTGCCTCTCTCTTTCCCGCTCCGCAATTAACAGCTGGTGCACAGAAGTTGGCGAGGAGTCAATATCACGGCTCATTGGAGTTGATTGTGCGAGGAATGAAGACGCCTACGCGAAATCTAGCATCGCGTTTATCGTATTTTtggtgcgaaaaaaaaaacacctctcttctcttctcttcatttttatttatttattttttttcttattctctctctctctctctctctctcttgatTTTCCAGTTTATCCTCTCCCCGATTCGCACGGGATCAGGGGTTAATTCTTTCAGGCGCCGGAATTACGACGGGTGCTAACAACGTGTGGGCTGGACATTGCGGTTTCACGTTTACGACCGAACCTTGCCAGCTAGCCTTCAGCCAAAGCTTCGCAGGCGCGTATTTCAATTAGGTCATACTGCACACTGCATTTCGTATGCAGAACGTTATTATACACGAACCTGGTTAAACGCCTGGCGTTACTCCGCCGGAAAAAAATGTAGGTGGAAACCGCTCGTGCGGAGCGCTCTGAATTTTCATCCAACCTTTATTCCCTTCGATAatgttgataataataataatatcatcatcgttactttttttttttagtatttgtCGCATTCGTATTTCTCGATGAGGCCGGATATTTCGTCGAGTATAGAAGACGAAGTGAACTGCGGGTAAAGCAGCCGCTGAAATCTGTAGAATAAGGGAGAATCAACTTCGGGGATGCGATAACGGGGTTGGAAATTAATCAGAAATTCCTTGCCGCGTCTCGTCCCGTTCCCTCCAGCTCTATCGTATTTCTCTTATTTTACCGCGATACCTACTTTTTTTCCTGCCcattttgttttatcatcATCAGGAAGTAGAAGCGGGATACCATTCCACCGAGCTTTCTCCTCGGCTTGTAATGGAAAGCAAACATCTTCGCGCCAGGTGCAACGGCGCAAGGAATTATTCTAATGAAATTGATCCCCGATGAGCCTCTGGAATCCAGGATAATAGCCCAACGTTCTTCCCCCTCGCCGCGCGACCGTTTCGTTCGCTTCTCGGGAATATAATCTCCCGGCGACAATACAGAGAGTACGGGAGGATTattctcttcaattttctcttCAGATCAGTAGTATACAAAGCGATTAACTATCgacagaatttttcttcctccgaTAGAGTTTGATGCGGACGCGGTACAATTCGAGAGCATTTCTTTGACAGGGCGATCAATCGTCGTGAATGTAATCTGACAAGATTTTCACAGTTGACGCTGGTAGTTGTCTTCCTTCAACATCGACagcttgtaaaatttttcaggtcACATAAAACGCGCCGAACTGTATTCCAGatttatgacggttggtcaccctgtCAAGCAACTGCTTTCTAGTTGTGGCACATGCGCATTAAACTATTGGATGGATAATCGCTCTGCACAGGTATGTGACACCGGGTACCTAAGTATTCTGCTGAGGTGGAATATCCGCCTTGCAATACACAGGGGTTCGTCTGAATAGCACCTTGTCCCCGCCAACCAAACATTTCTACGGGCTCGTCCAGACGATGTACCACTTAACTTCAACTTTACTCCCAGCAGAATTCATCCCCGACTTCTGATTAGGTATGTTCCAATGGTACTACTGCTACTTACGTGGTCTCCAGTGATCCTGGAAATGTCCTTGAATCGTGCATGTACTTCCAAAGTCCTGGAAACTATCTTTGAATTTTGCTTGTCCTTTTAAAGTCCTGAAAACTGTTCTTGAGCAACCTTGAAATGTCCTGGAAAG is a window of Neodiprion pinetum isolate iyNeoPine1 chromosome 4, iyNeoPine1.2, whole genome shotgun sequence DNA encoding:
- the LOC124216299 gene encoding phospholipase A2-like, which gives rise to MAGTSQFLILLCAAFRLSGSWVIRTDVLDIEAVDTNDLRETRRERLNLIFPGTKWCGSGNVADNYDDLGTFAESDACCRTHDHCEDIIEAMDTKFNLTNPSFYTRVHCSCDEKFYDCLHGSPDEIGDKVGILYFSFLGTKCFRNDYPIVGCKRYHPYPKRCLEYELDESQPMMYQWFDIPLY